Proteins from a genomic interval of Chryseobacterium indologenes:
- the murG gene encoding undecaprenyldiphospho-muramoylpentapeptide beta-N-acetylglucosaminyltransferase: MNKKLKIILSGGGTGGHIFPAIAIADEIKKRFPDAEFLFIGANGKMEMEKVPQAGYKIEGIDIAGIDRGNMLSNLGLPFKILKSLSRSKKIIKNFAPDFAVGTGGFASGPALYEASKLGIPIFIQEQNAHAGVTNKILSKKARAVFTAYPQVEGFPAEKIKFLGNPIRSTIVSGMQETAAAKEKMGLNKDKLTILSVGGSLGSRTLNNAWKSHLNEIVNKDYQLIWQTGKLDYKDILEETKGVDTKNIQILEFIKDMELAYSAADVIVSRAGAIAISELAVAQKPVLLVPFPFAAEDHQTKNAMNLVDKNAARMVKDSETQEKFWNTLSEICENENIRKEMSANLRYFAKPDAAKEIVDEIFKLM, encoded by the coding sequence ATGAACAAAAAACTAAAAATAATACTATCAGGCGGAGGAACAGGAGGACACATCTTCCCTGCCATCGCCATCGCTGACGAAATCAAAAAAAGATTTCCGGATGCAGAATTTTTGTTCATCGGAGCCAATGGAAAAATGGAAATGGAAAAAGTTCCGCAGGCCGGCTATAAAATTGAAGGAATTGATATTGCGGGAATTGACAGAGGAAACATGCTATCCAATTTAGGCCTGCCTTTCAAAATTCTGAAAAGCTTATCCAGATCTAAAAAGATCATTAAAAACTTTGCTCCGGATTTCGCTGTAGGAACAGGTGGCTTTGCAAGCGGACCGGCTTTGTATGAAGCCAGCAAACTGGGAATTCCGATTTTCATTCAGGAACAAAATGCCCACGCAGGAGTTACCAACAAAATCCTGAGTAAGAAGGCCCGGGCAGTATTTACAGCCTATCCTCAGGTAGAAGGTTTTCCAGCTGAAAAAATAAAATTCCTGGGTAATCCGATCCGCTCCACAATTGTTTCAGGAATGCAGGAAACAGCAGCAGCGAAAGAAAAAATGGGATTAAATAAAGATAAGCTTACCATCTTATCGGTAGGAGGATCTTTAGGGTCCAGAACATTAAATAATGCCTGGAAATCCCACTTAAACGAAATTGTAAATAAAGATTATCAGCTGATCTGGCAAACCGGAAAGCTCGATTACAAAGATATTTTAGAAGAAACAAAGGGAGTTGACACGAAAAACATTCAGATCCTTGAATTTATCAAAGATATGGAACTGGCATATTCTGCAGCAGATGTTATTGTTTCAAGAGCCGGAGCCATTGCCATTTCAGAGCTGGCAGTAGCACAGAAACCGGTGCTTCTGGTGCCTTTCCCTTTTGCAGCGGAAGATCATCAGACCAAAAATGCCATGAATCTGGTTGACAAAAATGCGGCAAGAATGGTAAAAGACTCTGAAACGCAGGAAAAATTCTGGAATACATTATCAGAAATCTGCGAAAATGAAAATATAAGAAAAGAAATGTCTGCCAATCTCAGATATTTTGCCAAGCCGGACGCTGCAAAAGAGATTGTAGATGAGATATTTAAATTAATGTAA
- the rsmH gene encoding 16S rRNA (cytosine(1402)-N(4))-methyltransferase RsmH: protein MYHNPVLLKQSVDDLVTNPDGIYVDCTFGGGGHSREILSRLSEKGKLFSFDQDLDALKNTIDDPRFTLVNQNFRFLENALLMYGISQVDGILADLGVSSHQFDEADRGFSTRSNAPLDMRMNVMQGLDAKRVINDYEEEQLADIFYYYGELREARKLAREIVHQRKTKSIETTEDLKKLFSYIPPHKVNKFYAQLFQAIRIEVNQELEVLKEMLVQAYNILKPEGRLVVISYHSLEDRLVKRFLKNGMFEGEPERDIYGNYKKAFDLLKSKAIVPDDKEIEENSRARSAKMRTGIKI from the coding sequence ATGTACCATAACCCCGTTTTGCTGAAACAGAGTGTTGATGATTTGGTGACGAATCCTGACGGAATATACGTGGATTGCACCTTTGGTGGCGGTGGTCACTCAAGGGAAATTCTGAGCAGACTTTCCGAAAAAGGGAAATTGTTCAGTTTTGACCAAGACCTGGATGCGCTTAAAAATACAATTGATGACCCGAGATTTACACTAGTTAACCAGAATTTCAGATTTCTTGAAAATGCGTTGTTAATGTACGGGATTTCTCAGGTTGATGGGATTTTGGCAGACTTAGGAGTGTCTTCACACCAGTTTGATGAAGCAGACAGAGGTTTTTCTACCAGAAGCAATGCTCCGTTAGACATGAGAATGAATGTGATGCAGGGGCTTGATGCCAAAAGAGTCATCAATGATTATGAAGAGGAGCAGCTTGCAGATATTTTTTATTATTACGGTGAATTAAGAGAGGCAAGAAAGCTGGCAAGGGAAATTGTTCATCAAAGAAAGACCAAAAGTATAGAAACGACAGAGGATTTGAAAAAGCTGTTCAGCTACATTCCTCCTCATAAGGTCAATAAATTCTATGCTCAGCTGTTTCAGGCCATAAGAATAGAAGTAAACCAGGAACTTGAAGTATTAAAAGAAATGCTCGTTCAGGCGTACAACATTTTAAAACCGGAAGGAAGATTAGTCGTTATTTCTTACCACTCTTTAGAAGACCGTTTGGTAAAGAGATTCCTGAAAAACGGAATGTTTGAAGGAGAACCGGAAAGAGATATCTACGGAAACTATAAAAAAGCATTTGACCTGCTGAAGAGCAAAGCGATCGTTCCTGATGACAAGGAAATCGAAGAAAACTCTAGAGCAAGAAGTGCAAAAATGAGAACAGGAATTAAAATATAA
- a CDS encoding FtsW/RodA/SpoVE family cell cycle protein, with amino-acid sequence MDEQNTESRFEFLKGDKVLWMVILVISIFSIFPVYSASSNLEYIVNNGTTTGHVIKHMFFVVLGLAIMRLVGTIKYEYIGKLSSILLGLMIVLLIVTMFTGQTIDGASASRWLKIPGTPISFQPSSFAFLMLIIYLCRYLTKKITRERLPIENIMYIFGPILLVFVLVAKDNGSTALMILMVSVVVLVIGQLHWKYIAGFISASFVAIVFFLLIALNTNMIGGNRVHTWMSRIETFTSSKAKTADTDDESVKAKNYQVMQAKAAIVHGGITGMGPGKSALKQMLPQSASDFIFAVIVEEYGVIGAAFLISLYLIMMIRIVMIASKMPAFFGSLLVLSLGVMIFIQLAVNIAVAINLIPVTGQPLPLISYGGTSMLVTYLQLGIILNISSRIQIYDEEGMGKKQSIAEINDIA; translated from the coding sequence ATGGACGAACAGAACACAGAAAGCAGATTTGAATTTCTAAAGGGCGATAAAGTACTTTGGATGGTCATTCTTGTGATCTCCATTTTCTCTATTTTCCCTGTTTATTCTGCAAGTTCAAATCTCGAATATATCGTTAATAACGGGACTACTACAGGTCACGTTATCAAACATATGTTCTTTGTAGTTTTAGGCTTGGCCATTATGAGACTGGTGGGAACGATAAAATATGAATACATCGGAAAGCTCAGCAGCATATTGCTGGGTCTCATGATTGTCTTATTGATCGTCACCATGTTTACAGGACAGACTATTGATGGAGCCAGTGCTTCCAGATGGTTGAAAATCCCGGGGACCCCGATCTCATTCCAGCCGTCATCCTTTGCTTTCTTAATGCTGATCATCTATCTGTGCAGATATCTAACCAAAAAGATCACGAGAGAAAGGCTTCCGATAGAAAATATCATGTATATCTTCGGGCCTATCCTTCTTGTTTTTGTGCTGGTTGCCAAAGATAACGGGTCCACAGCGTTGATGATTCTAATGGTATCCGTAGTCGTTCTGGTGATAGGGCAGCTTCACTGGAAGTACATTGCAGGCTTTATCTCAGCATCATTTGTAGCCATCGTGTTCTTCCTGCTAATTGCGTTAAATACCAATATGATCGGAGGAAACCGTGTTCACACATGGATGAGCCGTATTGAAACATTTACATCAAGCAAGGCCAAAACAGCTGATACCGATGATGAAAGTGTAAAAGCAAAAAATTATCAGGTAATGCAGGCCAAAGCAGCCATCGTACACGGTGGTATTACAGGAATGGGACCAGGGAAAAGTGCATTGAAACAGATGCTACCACAGTCTGCGTCCGACTTTATTTTTGCCGTCATTGTAGAAGAGTACGGAGTAATCGGAGCAGCCTTTCTGATCAGTCTCTATCTGATAATGATGATCAGGATTGTCATGATAGCCAGTAAAATGCCGGCATTCTTCGGATCTTTACTGGTACTCAGCCTCGGAGTGATGATTTTTATACAACTTGCTGTAAATATTGCAGTTGCCATCAATCTCATCCCGGTAACAGGACAGCCACTGCCCCTCATAAGTTACGGAGGTACTTCCATGTTGGTCACCTACTTACAGTTGGGAATTATCTTAAATATAAGCTCAAGAATCCAGATCTATGATGAAGAAGGAATGGGCAAAAAACAAAGCATAGCAGAAATAAACGATATAGCTTAA
- a CDS encoding cell division protein FtsQ: MKNKYRILKIAVTVIILGLLLSFSLKRFSGQKITDNKISVKMNEKTPVYFVDEKDIREIVNKENPSGKVGDLNIPALEKKINNLPAVDSANVYLNLNGKLNLDIKQRVPVFRLNKDGKDFYVDEKGVEFPISRTYSHPCMLVTGNVQPDEYEKLAELVGKIDKDDFSKKFFIGISKTKDSYNLLTSEGNYRVEIGDLDNIDFKVKGFKTFVEKYLVYQDPQKYSMVSVKYQNQIVTTLNPYFKENDSLLKAGKMELAKVPATMVKKVETKSKPAEVKKTSSISVKPKESSKPKTQAKEIKKTEKKSPAPAQSKPKPKPKVKIE; this comes from the coding sequence ATGAAAAATAAATACAGAATATTAAAAATTGCTGTCACTGTAATCATCCTTGGATTGTTACTGAGTTTCTCATTGAAGAGATTCAGCGGCCAGAAGATTACGGACAATAAAATTTCTGTAAAAATGAACGAAAAAACGCCGGTTTACTTCGTTGATGAAAAAGATATAAGGGAAATTGTAAATAAAGAAAATCCTTCAGGTAAAGTAGGAGATCTTAATATTCCTGCTCTTGAAAAAAAGATCAATAATCTTCCGGCTGTAGACAGTGCCAATGTCTATCTGAACTTAAACGGAAAACTTAATCTCGATATCAAGCAGAGAGTTCCCGTGTTCAGACTGAATAAAGATGGAAAAGATTTCTACGTCGATGAAAAAGGGGTGGAATTTCCCATTTCCAGAACCTACTCACATCCTTGCATGCTGGTGACGGGGAATGTACAACCGGATGAGTATGAGAAACTGGCAGAACTCGTGGGGAAAATTGATAAAGACGACTTCAGCAAGAAGTTTTTCATCGGAATATCAAAAACCAAAGACAGCTATAATCTTCTCACAAGCGAAGGAAATTACAGAGTAGAAATAGGAGACTTAGATAATATTGATTTTAAGGTAAAAGGATTTAAAACTTTTGTTGAAAAATACCTGGTATATCAGGACCCTCAAAAATACAGTATGGTTTCTGTAAAATATCAGAACCAGATTGTCACCACCCTGAATCCTTATTTCAAGGAAAACGACAGCCTCCTGAAAGCAGGGAAAATGGAATTGGCAAAAGTTCCGGCCACAATGGTAAAAAAGGTGGAAACAAAATCTAAACCTGCAGAAGTAAAAAAGACCAGCTCAATATCAGTAAAACCGAAGGAGAGCTCTAAACCAAAAACACAAGCAAAAGAAATCAAAAAAACAGAAAAAAAATCCCCGGCACCGGCACAGTCCAAGCCAAAGCCGAAACCCAAGGTGAAAATAGAATAA
- the ftsA gene encoding cell division protein FtsA: MENQEYSVGLDIGTTKIVAIVGRRNAHGKIEVLGVGKAKSLGVHKGIVNNISQTINSIKAAVSEAQSSAGVPIRKVTVGIAGKHIRSLQHSDYIMREHPDKFITDDDIEALKDQVKKLVMLPGEEIIHVLPQEYKVDSEGEIQEPVGMHGKRLEANFHVVVGQMGSIRNIARCVREAGLEMEALTLEPLASSEAVLTKEEKEAGVAIVDIGGGTTDIAIFKDNIIRHTCVIPYGGGIITEDIKEGCSIIEKHAEQLKVKFGSAVPELEKDSTFVTIPGLHGRPDKEISLKTLAQIINARVEEVLEMVNTELKAYGAFEQKKKLIAGIVLTGGGSNLKHLRQLANYTTGFDSRIGFANEYIANDKNQYLKGPEFATSIGLLMESLKIRDKKQNVDEVTEVVAEQPKSEVTATQTETAQPAQQAIPVQEQPVMNQQQENRRAKLTFGQSLMEKVKKFFEEVE; the protein is encoded by the coding sequence ATGGAAAATCAAGAGTATTCAGTAGGTCTGGACATCGGGACAACAAAGATAGTCGCGATTGTCGGAAGAAGGAATGCACACGGGAAAATAGAAGTTCTCGGTGTAGGAAAAGCTAAAAGTCTTGGTGTTCATAAAGGTATTGTGAATAATATTTCACAGACTATTAATTCAATCAAGGCTGCAGTATCCGAAGCACAATCCAGTGCCGGAGTTCCTATCCGCAAAGTTACGGTAGGTATTGCAGGAAAACACATCCGTTCTCTGCAGCACTCCGATTATATTATGCGTGAACATCCTGATAAGTTTATTACAGATGACGACATTGAAGCCTTAAAAGATCAGGTGAAAAAGCTGGTCATGCTTCCGGGAGAAGAAATTATCCATGTACTTCCTCAAGAATATAAAGTGGATTCCGAAGGTGAAATTCAGGAGCCTGTCGGAATGCACGGCAAACGTCTTGAGGCCAACTTTCACGTGGTAGTCGGGCAAATGGGAAGCATCAGAAATATTGCAAGATGTGTTCGCGAAGCCGGATTAGAAATGGAAGCCCTTACTTTAGAACCTCTAGCCTCTTCAGAAGCCGTTCTTACCAAAGAAGAAAAAGAAGCCGGAGTTGCTATTGTGGATATTGGTGGTGGTACCACTGATATTGCTATTTTCAAAGATAACATTATCCGACATACCTGTGTAATCCCTTACGGAGGTGGAATAATAACCGAAGACATCAAAGAAGGCTGTTCAATTATTGAAAAACATGCAGAACAACTGAAGGTAAAATTCGGATCGGCTGTCCCCGAATTAGAAAAAGATAGTACTTTTGTAACTATTCCGGGGCTTCACGGAAGACCAGACAAGGAAATTTCTCTAAAAACTCTGGCTCAAATTATTAATGCAAGAGTAGAAGAAGTGCTGGAAATGGTTAATACTGAGCTCAAAGCGTATGGTGCTTTTGAACAAAAGAAAAAACTCATTGCCGGAATTGTTCTGACAGGTGGGGGTTCAAACTTAAAGCATCTTCGTCAGCTGGCCAACTATACTACAGGTTTTGACAGCAGAATAGGTTTTGCGAATGAATATATTGCCAATGACAAAAATCAATATCTGAAAGGCCCTGAATTTGCTACATCTATCGGATTGCTGATGGAAAGTTTAAAAATCAGGGACAAAAAGCAGAACGTTGATGAAGTGACAGAAGTTGTTGCAGAACAACCAAAGTCTGAAGTTACTGCTACACAGACCGAAACCGCTCAACCTGCCCAGCAGGCAATACCGGTTCAGGAACAACCTGTGATGAACCAGCAACAAGAGAACAGAAGAGCGAAATTGACCTTCGGTCAGTCGCTTATGGAAAAAGTAAAAAAATTCTTTGAAGAAGTAGAGTAA
- a CDS encoding PASTA domain-containing protein, translated as MQKQNEYDNKRKKTLRWGYLFAVVALCVFVMFLARIVILQNTNVQEIKDDYINKNYREATLKAARGNLFASDGSILATTVMRYDIYLDFKTMKDTVYSNNIGALTDSLSKMFGKSRGEFRQKFDEQKKKKNQYYTLVKGLDFDEYDRIRQFPIFKRGKNKGGFIVDRNYKRELATSEIGAGTIGMDNGELKSGLEGAFSKYLTGTDGKRLEQRINSSQWKPIDFWKVQEPIDGEDVYTTLDLRIQDIAHSALEKQLIHYEAKHGTVIVMEVETGKVRALVNLRRTESGDYEDSYNYALKDNIEPGSTFKTISLLAAMDDGFIDENTTVNVGNGVWTYAKQRISDGHGGGTYDISDVLAKSSNVGTAKLITKYYAEKPQIFLDHLKRWKLFDKMDIELPGITKPKILTPQNKRWNAATLASISFGYSSNVNLLQLATFYNGVANGGKMLKPLFIDKIMKDGKVMYNSKPEVMVNKMASEKAIKMMTNALTKAVEKGTGRSIFTPNLKMAGKTGTARFEYWLPGPMKYRASFAGFYPADAPKYTCYVMVSEPNTAIGFYGGPVAAPVFKEIAGKTFLKTPQNIEKEMLVDKKVNLSKMVEPNVKVAVNDKQMPNVVGLIGKNVIPQLENLGYRVDYKGVGRIKEQFPLEGTTISKNQRIYLSLQN; from the coding sequence ATGCAAAAGCAAAATGAATACGACAATAAACGTAAAAAAACGTTAAGATGGGGCTACCTCTTCGCAGTGGTGGCTTTGTGCGTGTTTGTAATGTTCTTGGCAAGGATCGTAATCCTTCAAAATACTAATGTTCAGGAAATTAAAGACGATTACATTAATAAAAACTATCGTGAAGCCACTCTGAAAGCTGCCCGCGGAAACCTCTTCGCTTCCGACGGATCTATTCTCGCAACTACTGTAATGCGCTATGACATCTATCTTGACTTTAAAACAATGAAAGATACGGTCTATAGCAACAATATCGGAGCGTTGACGGATTCTTTAAGTAAAATGTTCGGAAAGTCAAGAGGAGAATTCAGACAAAAATTTGACGAACAAAAAAAGAAGAAAAACCAGTATTATACTTTGGTAAAAGGGCTTGATTTTGACGAATATGACAGAATCAGACAATTCCCGATCTTTAAAAGAGGTAAAAATAAAGGAGGTTTCATCGTTGACAGAAACTATAAAAGAGAATTGGCAACTTCAGAAATCGGAGCCGGAACCATCGGTATGGATAACGGTGAGCTAAAATCCGGACTTGAAGGGGCTTTCTCAAAGTACCTGACAGGAACCGACGGTAAGAGACTGGAACAAAGAATCAATTCTTCACAATGGAAACCGATTGACTTCTGGAAGGTTCAGGAACCCATTGACGGAGAAGACGTTTATACTACTTTAGACCTTAGAATTCAGGACATTGCGCACTCCGCACTGGAGAAGCAATTGATCCATTATGAGGCAAAACACGGCACCGTGATCGTGATGGAAGTTGAAACCGGAAAAGTTCGTGCATTGGTAAACCTGAGAAGAACAGAATCAGGAGATTACGAAGATTCTTACAACTATGCCCTGAAAGATAATATCGAACCCGGATCTACCTTTAAAACCATTTCTCTTTTAGCAGCAATGGATGACGGATTCATCGATGAAAATACAACGGTAAACGTTGGAAACGGTGTCTGGACCTACGCAAAACAAAGAATATCAGATGGTCACGGCGGAGGAACTTATGACATCAGTGACGTATTAGCAAAATCCAGTAATGTTGGAACGGCAAAACTGATCACAAAATATTATGCCGAAAAACCCCAGATCTTCCTTGATCACCTGAAACGTTGGAAGCTTTTTGATAAAATGGACATCGAACTTCCGGGAATCACAAAACCGAAGATCCTAACACCACAAAACAAAAGATGGAACGCTGCCACACTGGCTTCTATTTCATTCGGATACTCATCCAATGTCAATCTGCTTCAGCTGGCCACCTTCTATAACGGGGTAGCCAATGGTGGTAAAATGCTTAAGCCCCTGTTCATCGATAAGATCATGAAAGACGGAAAAGTAATGTACAATTCCAAACCGGAAGTAATGGTTAATAAAATGGCTTCAGAAAAGGCCATAAAAATGATGACCAATGCCCTGACAAAGGCTGTTGAAAAAGGAACCGGACGAAGTATTTTCACGCCCAATCTTAAAATGGCGGGAAAAACAGGGACTGCAAGATTTGAATACTGGCTTCCCGGCCCGATGAAATACCGCGCATCATTTGCAGGCTTTTATCCGGCAGATGCCCCAAAATATACCTGCTATGTCATGGTAAGTGAGCCTAATACAGCTATAGGATTCTACGGAGGTCCGGTTGCTGCACCGGTGTTTAAGGAAATTGCAGGAAAAACATTCCTGAAAACACCTCAGAATATCGAAAAAGAAATGCTGGTAGACAAGAAAGTAAATCTGAGCAAAATGGTGGAGCCGAATGTCAAAGTAGCAGTCAATGATAAGCAAATGCCTAATGTTGTAGGATTAATCGGTAAAAATGTAATCCCACAATTAGAAAACTTAGGATACCGTGTCGACTACAAAGGTGTTGGAAGAATTAAAGAACAATTCCCTTTAGAAGGGACAACGATCAGTAAGAACCAGAGAATTTATTTGTCTCTGCAAAATTAG
- a CDS encoding UDP-N-acetylmuramate--L-alanine ligase: MNNLETYQTFYFVGIGGIGMSALARYFNASGKKVLGYDKTNTKLTQNLMNEGIDIVFEDIIDERITSLHKENTLVIYTPAIKTLGILDYFNQNQFEVLKRAKVLGLITENTDCIAVAGTHGKTTTSTLVSHLCKEADLPFSCFLGGISENFKSNFLYNGSTYSVVEADEYDRSFLNLSPDWAVITSTDADHLDIYGDKSHIEEGFRQFAALVPEDKKLFVRKGIEIGREHQTYAVNEPADYYSDNLRMNHDKIYFDFHTPTETIKDFVWEIPGIHNVENATVALAILHNLGVDFDTLKKAIANFKGIKRRYTKHIYQNGKIYIDDYAHHPTEINAVMGSIRTFYPDKKLLVVFQPHLFSRTRDFAEGFAESLSNADDLILLDIYPARELQENFEGITSKWLAEKVTLDKKEVSTLSDAFEKIKEKDFDILLTVGAGNIDTLYDPICEWIAKI; the protein is encoded by the coding sequence ATGAACAATTTAGAAACATATCAAACTTTTTACTTCGTTGGAATCGGAGGTATCGGAATGAGTGCTTTGGCTCGCTATTTCAATGCTTCCGGGAAAAAAGTATTGGGTTATGACAAAACCAATACAAAACTGACACAAAACCTGATGAACGAAGGAATTGATATCGTTTTTGAAGATATTATTGATGAAAGGATTACTTCCCTTCACAAAGAGAATACCCTGGTCATTTATACGCCGGCAATCAAAACGCTTGGAATACTGGATTATTTCAACCAAAATCAGTTTGAAGTCTTAAAACGTGCAAAAGTTTTAGGGCTGATTACCGAAAATACAGATTGTATCGCCGTAGCAGGAACTCACGGAAAAACCACAACCTCTACCCTGGTTTCTCACTTATGCAAAGAAGCAGACTTACCTTTCTCATGCTTTTTGGGAGGTATCTCTGAAAACTTTAAATCCAACTTCCTGTACAACGGGTCAACGTACTCTGTAGTGGAAGCAGATGAATACGATAGAAGTTTCCTTAATCTTTCCCCGGATTGGGCTGTGATCACATCTACAGATGCTGATCACCTGGACATTTACGGGGATAAAAGCCATATAGAAGAAGGTTTCAGACAATTTGCTGCCCTGGTACCTGAAGACAAAAAGTTGTTTGTCAGAAAAGGAATTGAAATAGGCAGAGAACATCAGACGTATGCGGTCAATGAACCCGCAGATTACTATTCAGACAATCTGCGCATGAATCATGATAAGATTTATTTTGATTTCCATACTCCAACGGAGACCATAAAAGATTTCGTCTGGGAAATCCCGGGAATCCATAATGTGGAAAATGCAACGGTAGCACTGGCCATTCTTCACAATTTAGGCGTAGATTTTGATACGCTGAAAAAAGCAATAGCAAATTTTAAAGGAATTAAAAGAAGATATACCAAGCATATTTATCAAAACGGTAAAATATATATCGATGACTATGCCCACCACCCTACAGAGATTAATGCTGTAATGGGTTCTATCAGAACATTTTATCCCGATAAAAAATTGTTGGTGGTTTTTCAGCCACACCTTTTCAGCAGAACAAGAGATTTTGCTGAAGGATTTGCTGAAAGCTTAAGCAATGCTGATGATTTAATCTTACTGGATATTTATCCGGCAAGAGAACTTCAGGAAAATTTTGAAGGAATTACTTCAAAGTGGCTGGCAGAAAAAGTGACATTAGATAAAAAAGAAGTATCCACATTATCGGATGCTTTTGAAAAAATAAAAGAAAAAGATTTTGACATCCTTCTTACCGTAGGTGCAGGAAATATAGACACCCTATACGACCCGATATGTGAGTGGATTGCAAAAATTTAA
- the murD gene encoding UDP-N-acetylmuramoyl-L-alanine--D-glutamate ligase — MKIVVLGGGESGCGAAYLAKKKGLEVFLSDKGAIKDNYKQFLTENEIEFEEGNHDEERILNADWIVKSPGIPKKAEMITKIHEKGIRLSSEIEFASEFTDAKIIAITGSNGKTTTTSLIYYILKNDGLNVGLGGNIGYSFAKQVADENHEYYVLEVSSFQLDDIQNFRPYISLLLNLSKDHLDQYNYNYEEYALAKFRITENQENDNFFIYNKDDEMSKNLLEKLEIKAKMIPFSTNEKLSEGGFIENDKMVVKMKDEFSMKLDELSLLGNHNVANSLAASIAGKILAINNESIRHSLMTFQAVEHRLEFVTEIEGVKYINDSKATNVNATYYALESMKTPTVWIVGGLDKGNDYTEIEDLVKRKVKAIVCLGIDNQKIIDFFKDKKEFIYDTSSMEEAVKISKSLAKNGDTVLLSPCCASFDLFNSYEDRGRQFKEQVLK; from the coding sequence ATGAAAATAGTTGTTTTAGGAGGAGGAGAAAGCGGATGCGGAGCTGCATATTTGGCAAAAAAGAAAGGCCTGGAAGTATTTCTTTCAGACAAGGGAGCCATTAAAGATAATTACAAGCAGTTTCTTACCGAAAATGAGATTGAATTTGAAGAAGGAAACCACGATGAAGAAAGAATCTTAAATGCAGATTGGATTGTAAAGAGCCCGGGAATTCCGAAAAAGGCAGAGATGATCACTAAAATTCACGAGAAAGGAATAAGATTATCTTCAGAAATTGAATTCGCCTCTGAATTTACCGATGCAAAAATCATTGCCATCACCGGAAGCAACGGAAAAACAACCACCACTTCCCTGATCTATTATATCCTGAAAAATGACGGATTAAATGTGGGATTAGGAGGAAATATAGGCTACAGTTTTGCAAAACAGGTAGCTGATGAAAACCACGAATATTATGTGCTGGAGGTAAGCTCTTTCCAACTTGATGATATTCAGAATTTCAGACCCTATATCTCATTATTGTTGAATTTATCAAAAGATCACCTGGATCAGTACAATTACAATTACGAAGAATATGCACTGGCAAAATTCAGGATCACTGAAAATCAGGAAAACGACAATTTCTTTATCTATAATAAAGATGACGAAATGAGCAAAAATCTCCTTGAAAAACTGGAGATCAAAGCTAAAATGATTCCTTTCTCAACAAATGAAAAGCTGTCTGAAGGAGGATTTATTGAAAATGATAAAATGGTGGTAAAAATGAAAGACGAATTCTCAATGAAACTTGATGAATTATCTCTCCTTGGAAACCACAATGTTGCCAACAGCCTTGCCGCTTCCATAGCAGGTAAAATACTGGCAATCAATAACGAAAGCATCAGGCATTCATTGATGACCTTCCAGGCTGTAGAACACAGACTGGAGTTTGTAACTGAGATTGAAGGCGTTAAGTACATCAACGACAGTAAAGCAACCAATGTAAATGCTACCTATTATGCCCTGGAAAGCATGAAAACCCCAACCGTTTGGATTGTTGGTGGTCTTGATAAAGGAAATGACTATACTGAAATTGAAGATTTAGTCAAAAGAAAAGTAAAAGCAATTGTCTGCTTAGGCATTGATAATCAGAAGATCATAGATTTCTTTAAAGATAAAAAAGAATTCATTTATGATACTTCCAGCATGGAAGAAGCAGTGAAAATATCAAAATCACTCGCTAAAAACGGAGATACCGTTCTGCTTTCCCCTTGTTGCGCAAGCTTTGACTTATTCAACAGCTATGAAGACAGAGGAAGACAGTTTAAGGAGCAGGTATTAAAGTAA